One Cryptococcus neoformans var. grubii H99 chromosome 3, complete sequence genomic region harbors:
- a CDS encoding PP2Cc protein phosphatase: MGQTLSEPMTEKHTTDVVRGKQFWVGLSDMQGWRISMEDAHSVHLYLPPSSDDSKPYSPGSDIPAQPEGSTVTNNNEPEVANAMFGVFDGHGGQTVAKFAGTTLHSRLSALDTYKSGDYTAALTQAFIKTDEDLRADPSFLNDPSGCTAVVGLITTDGRIIVANSGDSRSVLGYQGQAKALSNDHKPTNEEETARITAAGGFVEFGRVNGNLALSRAMGDFEFKQNFSLAPEKQIVTVVPEIITHTLDGEEEFLVLACDGIWDCLTSQQVIDFTRRAIANGDPLGKICENMMVKCLAKDSSTGGIGCDNMTVVIVALLNGRTPEEWQAWVKERVEQKVGHDTPESIPDVFPQSSGPSNSGFGGSGFRVAGGAGGLANIASILGASGITFRPAYDSDDDDDGIQLIGDDPASPDKLSSPGLIDNEAVEGETKPKDVSGQFEKEEEETLFGGEGKKGSVRLLDEDGDSSMDSDDSDSTTTGNDPAPQPIQSSSHQAIHSPIPPNFSSIGSPTVPTPQELQGLQASNRSEPQEDAYSDAVKVEGLMDKSESPLNL; encoded by the exons ATG GGTCAAACACTCTCTGAGCCTA TGACGGAAAAGCACACCACGGATGTGGTCCGTGGAAAGCAATTCTGGGTGGGCTTGTCAGACATGCAAGGATGGCGTATCAGCATGGAGGACGCCCACTCCGTCCACCTTTACCTTCCTCCGAGCTCCGACGACTCCAAACCTTACAGTCCTGGAAGCGACATTCCGGCCCAACCCGAAGGTTCTACCGtcaccaacaacaacgaacCCGAGGTCGCTAATGCGATGTTTGGTGTGTTTGACGGACACGGTGGCCAAACAGTAGCCAAGTTTGCGGGCACGACTTTGCATTCCCGATTGTCAGCTTTAGATACTTATA AGTCCGGAGATTACACAGCTGCCCTTACCCAGGCCTTTATCAAAACCGATGAGGATCTCCGAGCAGACCCTTCATTCTTGAACGACCCTTCTGGATGTACCGCCGTTGTGGGTCTCATCACAACCGACGGCCGTATCATTGTC GCGAACTCTGGTGATTCTAGGTCAGTTCTAGGCTACCAAGGACAAGCCAAGGCTTTGTCCAATGACCACAAGCCTAccaatgaagaggagacagCGCGAATAACCGCCGCTGGTGGCTTTGTCGAGTTCGGCCGAGTGAACGGTAaccttgccctttctcGAGCCATGGGCGACTTTGAGTTCAAGCAGAACTTTTCTCTTGCCCCCGAAAAGCAAATTGTAACCGTCGTTCCCGAAATCATTACCCATACGCTtgatggcgaagaagagttcCTTGTACTAGCTTGTGATGGTATCTGGGACTGCCTTACTTCTCAACAGGTCATCGACTTCACTCGACGTGCTATTGCCAATGGCGACCCTTTGGGTAAAATCTGTGAGAACATGATGGTCAAGTGTTTAGCCAAGGACTCTAGCACTGGTGGAATTGGTTGCGATAACATGACTGTGGTTATTGTTGCTTTGTTGAATGGTAGGACACCAGAGGAGTGGCAAGCTTGGGTCAAGGAACGTGTCGAGCAAAAGG TTGGCCACGATACCCCCGAATCTATCCCTGACGTCTTCCCTCAGAGTTCGGGTCCTTCCAATAGCGGCTTCGGCGGCTCAGGCTTCCGCGTCGCAGGCGGCGCTGGCGGTCTTGCAAACATTGCCAGTATATTGGGGGCCTCTGGTATTACCTTCAGACCCGCTTACGACagcgatgacgatgacgatggtaTTCAACTAATCGGAGATGATCCCGCTTCGCCCGATAAGCTCTCATCGCCCGGTCTCATTGATAACGAGGCTGTCGAAGGGGAGACTAAGCCCAAGGATGTCAGCGGTCagtttgagaaggaggaagaagagacttTGTTtggcggagaaggcaagaagggcagCGTGAGGCTGCtggacgaagatggagattCTAGTATGGACTCTGACGATTCCGACTCTACCACAACGGGCAATGACCCAGCTCCTCAACCTATTCAATCGTCATCTCACCAAGCCATCCACTCCCCCATCCCTCCCaatttctcctccatcgGTTCTCCTACGGTACCTACCCCGCAAGAACTTCAGGGACTGCAAGCCTCCAACAGGAGCGAGCCCCAGGAGGATGCGTACTCGGACGCCGTCAAGGTTGAGGGGTTGATGGACAAGAGCGAGAGTCCTCTGAATCTTTAG
- a CDS encoding polyamine transporter — protein MNEKNERQAAKPQDVEHFDESQHPNKAFEDFGLTKEQNHLLIDNYAYIWKKDDSGNLLIRSSKGDPTNPRSWPNWKRYGIVGLASLLNNLVCLCVSGYSTGIEQMEEEMGFSSEVGTVGLSLYVLGFAIGPMLLAPLSEYWGRRPVYLVSWTIFTIFQIPLALAQNVATILVCRFIQGLAGSTPLANTGGVVHDVFAVKEAGYAVAIYALSSADGPPLGNVISGFLAQNAGFRWLFWAYLIIFGFFLIVIFFCLPETRSTIILSRKSSKLREATGLPLYGEHELAKKAPGHLWKVTIVRPFKFLFTERITYLCAGINGFVFGMIFLSNEAFPLVFGSGNNGHGWTHSGVVNLTFGAYVVGSFLGFCLTPLQEAWYRKASKVKGHGDPEARWWSALWATPFMPLGLMVAAWTSYPDLPWIAPIIGFTMFGFGFYIILAAILNYVVDGYGHYSASALGGVVFVRNIIGAIFPLFSSQMFKGMGNQWALFLLSMVSFLMIPIPVYLYYRGKVVRDRSPYCATHYNDEE, from the exons ATGAATGAGAAGAACGAAAGGCAAGCAGCTAAGCCTCAAGATGTGGAGCACTTTGACGAGTCTCAGCACCCTAACAAGGCGTTCGAAGATTTTGGATTGACCAAGGAGCAGAATCATCTCCTAATTGACAATTATGCCTATatatggaagaaggacgacaGTGGAAATTTGTTGATTAGGAGTTCAAAAGGTGATCCAACCAACCCCAGAAGCTGGCCAAACTGGAAGCGTTATGGTATCGTGGGATTGGCAAGTTTGCTGAACAATCTG GTTTGTCTCTGCGTGTCTGGCTACAGTACTGGTATTGAgcagatggaggaagagatgggcTTTAGTTCTGAAGTCGGTACTGTTGGTTTAAGTTTGTATGTG CTCGGTTTCGCGATCG GACCCATGCTTCTCGCTCCCCTTAGCGAATACTGGGGCAGAAGGCCGGTCTATCTCGTCAGTTGGACCATTTTTACGATCTTCCAGATTCCT CTTGCATTGGCTCAAAATGTTGCTACTATTTTAGTTTGTCGTTTTATTCAAGGTCTGGCGGGATC AACCCCCTTGGCCAACACTGGTGGTGTTGTGCATGACGTCTTCGCGGTGAAAGAAG CTGGTTATGCTGTCGCTATTTACGCTCTGAGTAGTGCAGACGGACCGCCCTTGGGTAATGTCATCTCTGGGTTTTTGGCACAGAATGCAGGGTTCAGATGGCTCTTCTGGGCCTAT CTTATTAtcttcggcttcttcctcatcgtcatcttcttctgcctccCCGAAACCCGGTCCACCATCATCTTATCTCGCAAATCGTCCAAACTGCGAGAAGCGACCGGCCTTCCCTTGTACGGCGAGCATGAGCTCGCCAAAAAGGCACCTGGTCATCTTTGGAAAGTCACAATTGTCCGGCCGTTCAAGTTTTTATTTACTGAGAGAATTACTTATCTCTGTGCGGGTATCAATGGGTTTGTGTTTGGTATGATCTTTTTGAGTAACGAAGCGTTCCCTCTGGTATTTGGGTCGGGTAACAATGGCCATGGCTGGACCCA TTCTGGCGTGGTCAACCTCACTTTTGGAGCTTATGTCGTCGGCTCCTTCCTTGGTTTCTGCTTAACCCCTCTCCAAGAAGCTTGGTACCGCAAGGCAAGCAAGGTCAAAGGTCACGGCGATCCCGAAGCTCGATGGTGGAGCGCTTTGTGGGCAACGCCGTTCATGCCCCTGGGATTGATGGTTGCAGCTTGGACGTCATACCCCGACTTGCCATGGATCGCTCCTATTATTGGTTTTACCATGTTTGGTTTTGGATT CTATATCATCCTTGCCGCTATTTTGAACTATGTCGTTGATGGGTATGGTCATTACTCGGCCAGTGCATTGGGCGGTGTTGTCTTCGTTCGTAATATC ATCGGTGCGATTTTCCCTCTAT TCTCATCGCAAATGTTCAAAGGCATGGGAAACCAATGGGCTTTATTTCTCTTGTCAATGGTTTCCTTTTTGATGATTCCGATCCCAGTGTATCTCTATTACCGAGGCAAGGTCGTCCGAGACAGATCGCCATACTGCGCGACGCACTATAATGATGAGGAGTAG
- a CDS encoding gluconokinase: MSSKPQQELAVPSRLPDPVLIIVMGPASCGKSTVGQDVADHFHIPFVDGDSLHPKSNIAKMSSGTPLTDEDRLPWLALIRSTAERMCKEQSDEAGGKTRNEEDGGLGRTGVVIACSALKKWYRDILRGVVKADPPPAKDLHEALPDNAQHPATSSLKTYFVYCYGTPELLKQRIAARKGHFFSQTMLDSQLAVLEDPSGEEDVTVANIDGTKEEVGERAVSGMKKLLGIN; encoded by the exons ATGTCTTCCAAGCCTCAACAAGAATTGGCAGTCCCGTCGCGCTTGCCTGACCCGGTTCTTATCATCGTCATG GGCCCTGCATCATG CGGTAAATCCACCGTCGGCCAAGACGTCGCTGATCATTTCCACATCCCTTTTGTCGACGGCGACTCTCTTCACCCCAAATCGAACATTGCCAAAATGTCCTCTGGTACCCCTTTGACAGATGAGGACCGTCTCCCTTGGCTTGCACTCATCCGTTCCACAGCGGAGAGGATGTGTAAAGAGCAGTCGGACGAGGCTGGAGGGAAAACCAGgaatgaggaggatggtgggCTGGGCAGGACGGGAGTGGTGATTGCCTGCTCGgctttgaagaagtggtATAGGGATATATTGCGAGGTGTTGTCAAGGCTGATCCGCCTCCTGCTAAGGATCTT CATGAGGCACTTCCCGACAATGCTCAACACCCAGCAACATCGTCTCTCAAAACGTACTTTGTCTACTGCTACGGTACCCCCGAACTTCTCAAGCAACGTATCGCCGCTCGAAAGGGCCACTTTTTCTCACAAACGATGCTCGATAGCCAGCTTGCAGTATTGGAAGATCCGTCcggggaggaagatgtGACTGTGGCGAACATAGATGGGACAAAGGAGGAAGTCGGGGAGCGGGCGGTCagtgggatgaagaagctaCTTGGGATAAATTAG
- a CDS encoding transketolase — MSVNKVQGWDFEKFPIDLKKYKPFPLDPTKDKKLSQEQKDGLIANISLLRDVIVFFTATGAARGLAGHTGGAFDTIPEVVILLSFLLADQDKSKYVDILFDEAGHRVATQYLLSVLDGHLPVEHLLHYREANSKLPGHPELGFTPGVKFSSGRLGHMWPLVNGVALAEKDKAVFILGSDGSQQEGDDAEAARLAVAQGLNVKLFVDDNDVTIAGHPSEYLKGYSVAKTLEGHGLKVVEANGEELDSLYSAIVEIMNHKGPAAVVTHRPMAPKIKGIEGSPHAHDAIKVEPAIEYLDARHPKCAAILRAIQPSNYAELLSGSTKERGACRVQFGEAVSAVLDKSSKEQNKAKVLVIDSDLEGSTGLSVIHKKHPEVFLSSGIMERGNFSAAAGWGAFNADRQGVFSTFSAFSEMIISELTMARLNFANVLTHFSHSGVDEMADNTCHFGINQFFLDNGLEDGYETRLYFPADCSQMDAIVDRVFYDKGLRFVFSTRSKVPWILKEDGSRFFDSDYKFVPGKDEVIRKGTKGYVVAYGEILYRALDAVDRLRKEGLDVGLINKSTLNVVDEDVIKEIGSTEFVFVAESLNRKTGLGSKFGTWLLERDLRPRYNYIGTSKEGCGGLGEQIGHQNLGSSDIALKVKQMIK; from the exons ATGTCTGTCAAC AAAGTTCAAGGTTGGGATTTCGAAAAGTTCCCCATCGACCTCAAAAAATACAAACCTTTCCCTCTTGACCCTaccaaggacaagaagctTTCGCAAGAGCAGAAAGATGGTTTG ATCGCCAACATCTCATTGTTGCGTGATGTGATTGTTTTCTTCACCGCGACAGGTGCTGCTAGGGGTCTGGCCGGTCACACCGG AGGAGCCTTTGACACCATTCCCGAAGTTGTaatcctcctctccttcctccttgccGATCAGGACAAGTCGAAATACGTTGATATCCTCTTCGATGAGGCTGGCCATCGTGTCGCGACTCAGTACCTTCTCTCTGTTCTTGATGGTCACTTGCCAGTTgagcatcttcttcactaCCGAGAAGCTAACTCCAAGCTCCCCGGCCACCCTGAGCTCGGTTTCACTCCCGGTGTCAAATTCTCTTCTGGACGATTAGGACACATGTGGCCCTTGGTCAACGGTGTGGCTTTGGCCGAGAAGGACAAGGCCGTATTCATACTTGGTTCAGATGGTTCTCAACAGGAAGGCGATGATGCCGAAGCTGCGAGATTGGCTGTCGCTCAAGGATTGAACGTGAAGCTCTTCGTTGATGACAACGATGTGACCATCGC TGGTCATCCATCTGAGTACCTCAAAGGATACAGCGTCGCCAAAACCTTAGAGGGTCATGGACTCAAGGTCGTCGAAGCTAACGGTGAAGAACTTGACTCTCTTTACTCCGCCATCGTCGAGATCATGAACCACAAAGGTCCAGCTGCCGTAGTCACCCACAGGCCTATGGCTCCTAAGATCAAGGGTATTGAAGGAAGTCCTCACGCTCACGACGCCATCAAGGT TGAGCCTGCCATCGAATACCTTGACGCTCGACACCCTAAATGCGCTGCTATCCTTCGAGCTATTCAACCTTCCAACTACGCTGAGTTGCTCTCTGGTAGTAccaaggagagaggagctTGTCGAGTTCAATTCGGTGAAGCTGTCAGCGCCGTCCTCGACAAAAGTAGCAAAGAGCAGAACAAGGCAAAGGTGTTGGTCATCGACTCTGACTTGGAAGGTTCTACAGGTTTGAGTGTGATTCACAAGAAACACCCCGA AGTGTTCTTGTCCAGCGGTATTATGGAACGTGGAAACTTttcagctgctgctggttggGGTGCTTTCAACGCCGATAGACAAGGTGTTTTCAG TACCTTTTCAGCTTTCTCTGAAATGATCATCTCCGAATTGACCATGGCTCGTCTCAACTTTGCCAACGTTCTCACTCACTTCTCTCACTCTGGTGTCGACGAGATGGCTGATAACACATG TCACTTCGGGATCAACCAATTCTTCCTTGACAACGGTCTTGAAGATGGATACGAGACCAGGTTGTATTTCCCCGCTGATTGC TCTCAAATGGATGC CATCGTCGACCGAGTCTTCTACGATAAAGGTCTCCGGTTCGTCTTCTCCACTCGATCCAAGGTCCCATGGATTTTGAAGGAAGACGGGTCCAGATTCTTCGACTCTGACTACAAATTCGTTCCCGGCAAAGATGAAGTCATTCGAAAAGGAACCAAAGGCTATGTTGTAGCTTATGGAGAGATCTTATACAGAGCACTCGACGCCGTTGATCGTTTGAGAAAAGAGGGTTTGGATGTGGGTTTGATCAACAAATCGACACTAAACGTAGTAGACGAAGATGTGATCAAGGAAATTGGTTCAACTGAGTTCGTCTTCGTCGCCGAAAGTTTGAACAGGAAGACCGGTTTGGGAAGCAAG TTCGGTACTTGGCTTCTCGAACGAGATTTGAGACCAAGATACAATTACAT CGGAACCAGCAAGGAAGGATGCGGTGGGCTTGGTGAACAAATTGGTCACCAAAACCTTGGTAGCTCTGATATCGCTCTCAAGGTGAAGCAAATGATTAAGTAA
- a CDS encoding DNA damage-inducible protein 1, whose protein sequence is MRLTIIAPDSVHEHEVSPSLLIQDIINIIEATADLPPAVIVLTSDAGTPLTDPTRTLESYGLNGETATILLTPTGPPVASSSSIPFPDADADIERMRLQALGNPSLMNDLRERDPETFAAIQGGTQSFKKALQMAQSRQRDAEFEKQRQIEALNADPYDIDAQKKIEEAIRMEAVLENMQHAMEYSPESFGNVTMLYINVEVNGHPVKAFVDSGAQTTIISPECAEQCGIMRLLDTRFAGMAEGVGTARILGRIHSAQIKLGSLYLPCAFSVLEGRSVDLLFGLDMLKRHQCCIDLSTNTLRINNTEVPFLAEHELPDKARRRGEAQVAGEMGDAAGQGVKAGVASPEIGKKMFPGEGHVLSAGSSTGPGTATGSASATAARTREPASVLSPSSRWKEEDIQMLVNLGAPRAQAIQLLEASGGNVDVAASMLFG, encoded by the exons ATGAGACTCACGATTATTGCCCCAGACTCAGTTCATGAGCATGAAGTGTCCCCTTCTTTGCTCATTCAagacatcatcaacatcattgAGGCAACT GCCGACCTTCCCCCGGCTGTTATTGTCCTCACAAGTGATGCCGGTACACCACTCACGGACCCCACAAGGACTCTTGAAAGCTATGGATTAAATGGGGAGACCGCCACCATCTTACTTACACCTAC AGGACCACCCGtcgcttcttcatcttccattccATTTCCTGATGCAGACGCCGACATTGAAAGGATGCGTTTACAGGCGCTCGGTAATCCTTCTTTGATGAATGATTTGCGTGAG CGTGATCCAGAAACCTTTGCCGCTATTCAAGGGGGCACTCAAAGCTTCAAGAAAGCGCTTCAAATGGCACAATCAAGACAGAGAGATGCCGAATTCGAAAAGCAACGCCAGATTGAA GCACTCAACGCCGATCCTTATGACATTGACGCGCAGAAAAAGATTGAGGAAGCAATCCGGATGGAAGCCGTTTTGGAGAATATGCAGCACGCTATGGAATATTCT CCTGAGTCGTTTGGTAACGTGACCATGCTGTATATTAATGTAGAAGTAAATGGTCATCCTGTTAAGGCATTCGTTGATTCTGGTGCACAAACCACTATCA TTTCCCCTGAATGTGCCGAGCAATGTGGAATCATGCGCCTACTTGATACTCGTTTCGCCGGTATGGCCGAAGGAGTAGGAACGGCTCGTATCCTCGGTCGTATTCACTCTGCTCAAATTAAGCTCGGCTCGCTCTACCTCCCCTGTGCATTCTCCGTCCTCGAAGGCCGTTCTGTCGACCTCTTATTTGGTCTTGACATGCTTAAACGCCATCAATGCTGTATCGACCTTTCCACGAATACGCTCCGGATAAATAATACTGAAGTACCCTTTTTGGCGGAACACGAGCTGCCTGACAAGGCGAGAAGACGTGGGGAAGCGCAAGTGGCTGGGGAAATGGGTGATGCGGCGGGACAAGGCGTGAAGGCGGGTGTGGCGAGTCCCGagattgggaagaagatgtttcCAGGAGAGGGGCATGTGCTTAGTGCGGGCAGCTCGACTGGACCTGGGACGGCTACGGGGAGCGCAAGTGCGACTGCCGCAAGGACTAGGGAGCCTGCAAGTGTTCTTTCGCCTTCGAGTAggtggaaggaggaagatatCCAAATG CTTGTGAATCTGGGTGCTCCGCGAGCGCAAGCTATACAATTACTTGAAGCGTCAGGTGGAAACGTGGATGTTGCGGCTTCTATGCTCTTTGGTTAG
- a CDS encoding potassium ion transporter, protein MFKSNHSFKMKRPRFHIQQAFRKPRVPTVTEAREAWQKVKCHFNFFRIHLLVFTFIPIFVSCIFYAANGSSSGNADGDLTGRQKVAFIDGLFLCFSAMTTTGLCPVNLSALQPFQQVILFFLFIVGDYSFVSLIMVLVRKHYFRTHCEQLLINDLFRRTRTISYDLGGQGGLNHSSKGFKSTIKKLRGQNIAISGPISGHKIENFAEDGLDTAANQEQRTMTDSPANMTYKERERRELAGASETSADNPTPDPHLPSTLGKSTVALHNPANPQRPPATNSAQAEDHRSPFIDPLFQARQRLRTQTRANSINVSQHDRPTSRHHPTLPHVTSDVPNREAIPPKRKSSVHVKDYFHHGQSQHPHLHTAAQIMAHHTIDPNRRLPMPFGHKNTGYGGFPSLLDILHRLLPERAKQRLYRPVRRVGIVMHPGYTHEFENGHAGHEESWSEAIRGSVAKWMPEGLQGLVIGRNSRFWTEELDDEELEQIGGVEYRALKLLSCIVSSYIFLYQIIPFAIISIYFAKVDYWNSAFLATAGEQAGTVNKTWFSLFLSASAYTGCGMLLTDEGLVPFQACYLVIYVLIVALLVGNHALPIMLRFIIWIGTKITRNGVKHESLHFLLDHPRRCFLYLFPSHQTWYLLFILLAFTVVELFSFLVLNIGLPVVDSLGGWERFSDGLLQSLSVRASGFAIVTISDMAPSVLFLYIILMYVAIYPIAMSVRSTNVYEERALGVYEHDDPDTSGEDEPQFKGHSREVFSKYLMWHMRRQLAFDVWPLALAVLTISMFERGKLLDPEKSSWFTIFRIIFECTSGYGTIGLTLGTPNNNYAFSGEFSTASKLVMIIIMLRGRHRGLPVAIDRAILLPQEYSRVVKPSDGLQPTLSHSNPFTHASNDDDRSRPIEMELEGGFGERDLPKKKDGAGAAETDRQG, encoded by the exons ATGTTTAAAAGCAACCATTCATTTAAGATGAAGAGACCCCGATTCCATATTCAACAGGCTTTTCGAAAGCCCAGGGTGCCAACGGTCACAGAAGCCAGAGAGGCGTGGCAGAAAGTGAAGTGTCACTTTAACTTCTTCAGAATACATTTGCTCgtcttcaccttcatccctA TCTTCGTCTCATGTATCTTCTACGCGGCCAATGGGTCATCAAGTGGTAATGCGGACGGCGATCTGACAGGTCGTCAAAAGGTCGCCTTTATTGACGGCTTGTTCCTATGTTTTTCTGCTATGAC AACGACTGGGCTCTGCCCAGTAAA CTTATCGGCCCTTCAACCGTTCCAGCAAGTGATCTTGTTTTTCCTCTTTATCGTCGGCGATTATTCTTTTGTCTCTCTTATCATGGTTCTGGTACGCAAGCATTATTTTCGAACTCATTGCGAACAGCTCCTTATCAACGACCTTTTCCGACGAACTCGCACAATATCATACGACCTTGGAGGACAAGGCGGCCTTAATCACAGCTCGAAAGGTTTTAAGTCAACCATCAAAAAGTTGCGAGGTCAGAATATCGCAATTTCGGGACCCATCAGTGGTCATAAAATCGAAAATTTTGCAGAAGATGGTCTTGACACCGCTGCGAATCAAGAACAGCGTACGATGACTGACTCGCCTGCGAATATGACGTATAAAGAGCGAGAAAGACGAGAGTTAGCAGGAGCTTCGGAAACTTCGGCTGACAATCCGACTCCGGATCCACATCTACCCTCAACTCTTGGGAAATCTACAGTTGCCTTGCATAACCCTGCAAATCCACAGCGTCCTCCAGCCACAAATTCAGCTCAAGCCGAAGATCATCGATCGCCTTTTATTGACCCTCTGTTCCAAGCTCGTCAGCGATTGAGAACCCAGACCCGCGCCAACAGTATCAACGTCTCTCAACATGATCGACCCACCTCTCGCCATCACCCAACTCTTCCACACGTTACCTCCGACGTACCGAATCGGGAAGCTATCCCTCCAAAACGCAAAAGCAGTGTACATGTCAAAGACTATTTCCATCATGGCCAATCTCAGCATCCCCATCTGCACACCGCTGCTCAAATTATGGCTCATCATACTATTGACCCCAATCGCCGTCTGCCGATGCCCTTCGGCCATAAAAATACTGGCTATGGCGGGTTTCCCAGTCTGTTAGACATTCTCCACCGCCTTCTGCCCGAGAGAGCCAAACAGAGACTGTACAGACCCGTTCGTCGGGTAGGCATCGTGATGCATCCAGGTTATACACatgagtttgaaaatgGACACGCAGGTCACGAGGAAAGCTGGAGTGAAGCAATAAGAGGGTCAGTAGCAAAGTGGATGCCAGAAGGATTGCAGGGACTTGTGATTGGGAGGAACTCACGCTTCTGGACAGAGGAGctcgatgatgaagaattggagCAAATCGGTGGTGTGGAGTATAGAGCTCTCAAACTCTTGAGCTGCATCGTATCGTCA TACATATTTCTCTACCAGATCATCCCCTTTGCGATTATTAGTATCTACTTCGCCAAGGTAGATTACTGGAACTCTGCATTCCTGGCAACCGCTGGCGAACAAGCCGGTACTGTCAACAAGACGTGGTTCTCGCTCTTCTTATCTGCTTCCGCTTATACTGGATGTGGTATGCT ATTAACGGACGAAGGGCTTGTACCTTTCCAGGCCTGTTATCTCGTGATCTATGTCCTCATAGTGGCATTATTGGTAGGCAATCATGCTCTACCAATTATGTTGCGATTTATTATCTGGATTGGAACAAAGATTACCAGGAATGGAGTGAAGCATGAGTCACTGCACTTCCTCTTAGATCACCCTCGGCG CTGCTTCTTATACTTGTTTCCAAGCCATCAAACTTGGTACTtacttttcatccttctgGCATTTAC GGTTGTTGagcttttctccttccttgttCTCAACATTGGTCTTCCTGTTGTTGATTCGCTTGGTGGCTGGGAACGATTCTCTGATGGATTGTTGCAAAGTCTGAGCGTGCGGGCATCTGGATTCGCGATTGTCACCATTTCTGATATGGCACCTTCAGTGCTGTTCTTGTATATT ATTTTGATGTATGTGGCTATCTATC CTATCGCCATGTCTGTCAGGTCTACAAACGTGTACGAAGAACGAG CGCTCGGAGTGTACGAACATGATGATCCCGATACGTCTGGTGAAGACGAGCCGCAATTTAAAGGTCACAGTCGGGAAGTCTTCAG TAAATATTTGATGTGGCACATGCGTCGCCAATTAGCGTTTGATGTGTGGCCTTTGGCACTAGCCGTCCTTACGATCTCTATGTTTGAGCGAGGGAAACTGCTGGACCCGGAGAA GAGCTCCTGGTTTACTATATTTAGGATCATTTTCGAATGTACAAGTGGTTATGGTACCATCGGTCTCACCCTCGGTACCCCCAACAACAATTATGCGTTCTCAGGGGAGTTTAGTACGGCTTCAAAACTGGTCATGATAATTATCATGTTGCGAGGGAGACATCGTGGGTTGCCTGTAGCTATTGATCG GGCAATCTTGCTTCCTCAAGAGTATTCTCGCGTCGTCAAACCCTCCGACGGTTTACAGCCAACATTATCTCACTCCAATCCATTTACCCATGCGTcgaatgatgatgataggTCGAGACCGATAGAAATGGAACTTGAAGGTGGATTTGGTGAAAGAGATCtaccaaagaagaaggacggcGCTGGTGCAGCGGAGACTGATAGACAAGGATAA